From the genome of Homo sapiens chromosome 9 genomic patch of type FIX, GRCh38.p14 PATCHES HG1012_PATCH, one region includes:
- the ECM2 gene encoding extracellular matrix protein 2 isoform X2 — protein MKIAVLFCFFLLIIFQTDFGKNEEIPRKQRRKIYHRRLRKSSTSHKHRSNRQLGIQQTTVFTPVARLPIVNFDYSMEEKFESFSSFPGVESSYNVLPGKKGHCLVKGITMYNKAVWSPEPCTTCLCSDGRVLCDETMCHPQRCPQTVIPEGECCPVCSATVSYSLLSGIALNDRNEFSGDSSEQREPTNLLHKQLPPPQVGMDRIVRKEALQSEEDEEVKEEDTEQKRETPESRNQGQLYSEGDSRGGDRKQRPGEERRLAHQQQRQGREEEEDEEEEGEEGEEDEEDEEDPVRGDMFRMPSRSPLPAPPRGTLRLPSGCSLSYRTISCINAMLTQIPPLTAPQITSLELTGNSIASIPDEAFNGLPNLERLDLSKNNITSSGIGPKAFKLLKKLMRLNMDGNNLIQIPSQLPSTLEELKVNENNLQAIDEESLSGSYYSQGNKFTTNPKYLKNYAKYSLHCHVFCVMDRQFCRFFVATNQCHVC, from the exons atgaagattgcagttttgttttgtttttttctgcttatcATTTTTCAAACTGACtttggaaaaaatgaagaaattcctaggaagcaaaggaggaagatctaccaCAGAAGGTTGAGGAAAAGTTCAACCTCACACAAGCACAGATCAAACAGACAGCTTGGAATTCAGCAAACAACAGTTTTTACACCAGTAGCAAGACTTCCTATTGTTAACTTTGATTATAGCATGGAGGAAAAGTTTGAATCCTTTTCAAGTTTTCCTGGAGTAGAATCAAGTTATAATGTGTTACCAG gaaagaAGGGACACTGTTTGGTAAAGGGCATAACCATGTACAACAAAGCTGTGTGGTCGCCTGAGCCCTGCACTACCTGCCTCTGCTCAGATGGAAGAGTTCTTTGTGATGAAACCATGTGCCATCCCCAGAGGTGCCCCCAAACAGTTATACCTGAAGGGGAATGCTGCCCGGTCTGCTCCGCTACTG TCTCCTATTCTCTACTCAGTGGTATAGCATTAAATGATAGAAATGAATTTTCTGGTGATTCTTCAGAACAAAGAGAACCTACCAATTTACTTCATAAGCAACTGCCACCTCCTCAGGTGGGAATGGACCGAATAGTAAGAAAAGAAGCACTTCAATCTGAGGAGGATGAAGAAGTGAAAGAAGAAGATacagagcaaaagagagagacccCTGAATCTAGAAATCAGGGGCAACTTTACAGTGAGGGGGACAGcagaggaggagacagaaagcagaggcctggagaggagaggaggctggCACACCAGCAACAACGccaaggaagggaggaggaggaggatgaggaggaggagggtgaggagggtgaggaggatgaggaggacgaggaggaccCGGTAAGAGGAGATATGTTCCGAATGCCCTCTCGATCCCCGCTTCCTGCTCCTCCCAGAGGCACACTGCGCCTGCCAAGCGGGTGCTCTCTGTCCTACAGGACCATCAGCTGCATCAACGCCATGCTTACCCAGATACCACCGCTGACAGCACCACAGATAACAAGTCTGGAGCTCACTG GCAATTCCATCGCCTCCATCCCAGATGAAGCATTTAATGGATTACCAAATTTGGAAAGGCTTGATCTGAGTAAAAATAATATCACTTCTTCAGGCATAGGTCCAAAAGCATTCAAG CTTCTGAAGAAGTTAATGCGTTTGAATATGGATGGAAATAATTTGATACAGATTCCTTCACAATTGCCATCTACATTAGAAGAACTTAAAGTCAATGAGAACAATCTTCAGGCTATCGATGAAGAAAGTTTATCag GTTCTTATTATTCACAAGGCAATAAATTTACTACAAATCCAAAATATCTGAAGAATTACGCTAAATATTCCCTGCACTGCCATGTGTTTTGTGTTATGGATCGACAATTTTGTCGGTTCTTTGTAGCGACTAACCAGTGCCATGTTTGTTGA